Proteins from a single region of Rhea pennata isolate bPtePen1 chromosome 6, bPtePen1.pri, whole genome shotgun sequence:
- the RFTN2 gene encoding raftlin-2 isoform X3: MGCGLRKLEDPDDSSPGKIFSTLKRPQVETKTDSAYEYVLLDFTLEASSNPEVIKISSVLDIASKVEEYYNIGYVVGAVHPIILPIGRRRHFPASHMYRVVLSRLKLSQKHTAPRGQRHPRLVIEECPLMYETLTNEAVKELLEKVNEAAKRGKKFVGFITQHLPQPKTCNGTNTDGNAELESTLGRRNREHRRKNSDENYKSWSEGTLSGQSSESGIEEEMQAESRLSPDTDVQFGKEGSPVKPRKGDDKLYTVFNVFDDDSTCWTYHEGNLSMKVTRKGPVVSTLEADWLELTTFYYKQGLSLIDSFVQWEASKGDYLPKSLEGLFIYEEEGSGVPGSNRKGNDAIVVEQWTVIEGCEIKTDYGPLLHTLAEFGWLLTCVLPTPIVRHDSEGNLATKQVVFLQRPVMWNSAIQTPELNILLHFRRNP; the protein is encoded by the exons ATGGGGTGCGGACTGAGAAAGCTGGAAGACCCAGATGATAGCAGCCCTGGAAAAATTTTTTCTACATTGAAGAGACCACAAGTTGAAACAAAGACGGATTCTGCTTATGAATATGTATTGCTGGATTTTACTttagaag CTTCATCAAATCCAGAAGTTATCAAGATCAGTTCTGTGTTGGATATAGCATCAAAGGTGGAAGAATATTACAACATAGGGTATGTCGTAGGAGCTGTTCATCCTATTATACTGCCGATTGGACGTAGAAGGCATTTTCCTGCAAGTCATATGTATCGCGTGGTGCTTTCACGATTAAAATTAAG CCAGAAGCATACAGCACCCAGAGGACAAAGGCACCCCAGGCTGGTGATTGAGGAATGTCCTTTAATGTATGAAACACTGACAAATGAGGCAGTGAAAGAACTGTTAGAAAAG GTTAATGAAGCCgctaaaagaggaaagaagtttGTGGGATTTATAACGCAACATTTACCTCAACCTAAAACCTGTAATGGAACAAACACCGATGGAAATGCAGAGTTGGAATCAACGCTAGGCAGGAGAAACAgggaacacagaagaaaaaattctgacGAAAACTACAAGAGCTGGAGTGAGGGGACACTGAGTGGTCAGTCATCTGAGAGTGGGATAGAGGAGGAAATGCAAGCAGAAAGCAGGCTGTCACCGGATACAGATGTCCAGTTTGGAAAAGAAGGCAGCCCTGTTAAACCACGAAAAGGAGATG atAAGCTCTATACAGTCTTCAATGTTTTTGATGATGATTCTACTTGCTGGACCTATCATGAGGGCAATTTGTCTATGAAAGTAACAAGAAAGGGACCAGTTGTTAGCACACTTGAAGCGGACTGGCTGGAACTAACTACATTTTATTATAAACAAGGATTGTCCTTAATTGACTCTTTTGTGCAATGGGAAGCTTCTAAAG gGGACTACTTGCCCAAATCTTTAGAAGGATTATTTATCTATGAAGAAGAAGGTTCTGGAGTTCCAGGTTCtaacaggaaaggaaatgatGCAATAGTTGTTGAACAGTGGACAGTCATCGAG GGATgtgaaattaaaacagattatgGACCACTACTGCACACGCTGGCTGAGTTTGGATGGCTTCTGACCTGTGTCCTGCCTACACCTATTGTACGACATGACAG TGAAGGAAATCTGGCCACAAAGcaagttgtttttcttcagagaccTGTAATGTGGAATTCAGCTATCCAGACACCAGAG